The Candidatus Dependentiae bacterium genome includes a window with the following:
- the rph gene encoding ribonuclease PH, whose protein sequence is MHRSYQRLSHQVRPTRITYNVFDYADGSVLLEIGKTRVICGVTLSSGVPHFLKGKQQGWLTASYSLLPTSTKNRIERESAAKRNERSVEISRLIGRSLRTIIKFSILGERTINVDCDVLQADGGTRAACITAASIALRLAQNRWLSQQLIKEPIMSDEIAALSVGVQNGNCLVDLDFAEDSKVAADFNFVFTKSGKIIEIQGTAEREPLSWHEIEAMSALAWQGTQTLFELCPVPVSDVKSAETLGQKILEQNF, encoded by the coding sequence ATGCATCGTTCGTATCAGCGGCTTTCTCATCAGGTTCGCCCTACTCGGATTACTTATAATGTTTTTGATTATGCAGACGGCTCGGTTTTACTTGAAATAGGCAAAACGCGTGTCATTTGCGGCGTAACGTTATCTTCTGGCGTGCCACATTTTCTTAAAGGCAAGCAGCAAGGTTGGCTAACGGCTTCCTATTCTCTGTTACCCACGTCTACAAAAAATCGTATTGAGCGAGAAAGTGCTGCAAAGCGCAATGAACGTTCGGTGGAAATTTCTCGTCTTATTGGCAGATCTTTACGCACTATCATTAAATTCTCTATTCTTGGTGAACGCACTATCAATGTTGATTGTGATGTGCTACAAGCTGATGGTGGTACGCGTGCTGCGTGTATAACCGCCGCAAGTATTGCACTTCGCCTTGCACAAAATCGTTGGCTTTCCCAGCAGTTGATTAAAGAACCGATCATGAGCGATGAGATTGCCGCATTATCGGTTGGTGTTCAAAACGGTAACTGCTTGGTAGATTTAGATTTTGCTGAAGATAGTAAAGTTGCAGCCGATTTCAATTTCGTATTCACTAAATCTGGCAAAATTATTGAGATTCAAGGAACTGCAGAGCGTGAACCACTTTCTTGGCACGAAATAGAAGCGATGAGCGCGCTTGCTTGGCAAGGAACGCAAACACTTTTTGAATTGTGCCCCGTTCCAGTTTCTGATGTAAAATCGGCCGAAACACTTGGGCAAAAAATTCTCGAGCAAAATTTCTAA